One window from the genome of Salvia miltiorrhiza cultivar Shanhuang (shh) chromosome 7, IMPLAD_Smil_shh, whole genome shotgun sequence encodes:
- the LOC130994384 gene encoding uncharacterized protein LOC130994384: MEVTLRKTNSSSGSLLHELKNVPDCIHCGARGFEKCVRLHSLWCNTSFSKIDESAICKKCNEEVLETSPRYRITINVIQGDCNARITLFGQVAEVYVGCSVDEYLSSIKEGETESTYYRRLSTQAYTEMRFMTMLKSIKFDQRGNLNIVANAIEKMEPMESIDVGDIEEEPTEMEEKKHSPEKSKKKIPSRKKKSTMELQPVR, encoded by the exons ATGGAAGTTACATTGCGCAAAACAAACTcatcttcag gtTCATTGctacatgaattgaaaaatgtgCCCGATTGCATTCATTGTGGTGCAAGAGGATTTGAAAAATGTGTCCGATTGCATTCATTGTGGTGCAACACATCTTTCTCCAAAATTGATGAGAGTGCAATATGCAAAAAATGCAATGAAGAAGTTCTTGAGACGTCGCCCAG ATACAGAATCACAATAAATGTTATACAAGGCGACTGCAATGCACGTATTACACTATTCGGTCAAGTGGCAGAGGTATATGTAGGATGCTCTGTGGATGAATATCTTTCTTCAATCAAAGAG GGTGAAACAGAATCCACATACTATAGACGACTAAGCACACAAGCGTACACAGAAATGCGCTTCATGACGATGCTCAAGTCTATAAAATTTGATCAACGAGGAAATCTCAATATCGTAGCAAATGCAATCGAAAAAATGGAACCAATGGAAAGCATCGATGTTGGAGATATTGAAGAAGAGCCGACTGAAATGGAGGAAAAGAAACATTCACCCGagaaatcaaaaaagaaaattccgtctagaaagaaaaaatctacGATGGAGTTGCAGcctgttcgctaa